The DNA segment TTGGTTTCCATTTTGATGGCCATGATCACACTTCATGGGGCCAGTGTCTTACTTCCTCACAGGTGGGAGGTGGAGACAGACAAAACTATCCTACAGCGGCGGCAAAAGCAGATAGATTATGGCAAGCGCACACCTGGTTACCAGTCCTTTCTACAGCAGGTTCCCAAGTGAGTGCAACTGTGGGTAGTCACAACAAGATCGTCAACCATGTGGCTTTTGTTCAATTTCAGGTGATAGAAAGATACTAGATCTGAGTGTTGTTAAAAAGTTGCAACATCACTAAAATATCCGGCAATCTAGCCCCCAAAATAagtttccaagattttttttttttcaaatgcagtaAGTTACACTTGGTCCATAAAACTTCTTAAAGctctatcagggagttcccgtcatggctcagtggtaaggaacccagctagtatccatgaggatactggccTTGCTCTCTCGATTGGGGATCCAGCagtgccttgagctgcagtgtaggtcacagacgcagcttggatcccatgttgttgtggctgtggtgcaggctggcaactgcagctctgattcagcccctagcctcggaacttccatatgtcaagggtgcagctctaaaaaaaaaaaaaaaagaaagaaaaagaaaacaagctctATCAGTGTTTGCTAATGAAGTTTGTTTTCATCCATTTTCACCTCATGCCTCCAGCTGACTTGGATAATGACAACATACTTGCCTAACTACATGTAAGtttacatgcatacatacaagTTAATGTATGAAAaggtagaatttattttaaagaaatgtcaaATACAGTCTTTTATATCTATCTTGACTTCTGCGGGCATTGGAATATCTAATTCCCCTTCCCAGAAGAAAGAATATCAGAGAGTTGGGAAGTTTGGTGtttaaagattttctttggaTTGAGGGCACTGATCCTACCTCATTCTCAGGGAATCCCTAATGCGTCTCCTAATTCGCTGTGGTAAGTAGTGAGCTGTGCCCCTTCACCTTGACCTCAGTCTGACACAATCTGTTGTTGCCAGGGCACAGCGACTGCCAGGACTTCACCCTCAAACGCCAAACAAGAACAGGAGGTACAGCCGTCGATCCTGGGATGCCCAGATCAGGCAGTGGAGAAGAGCCCTACATTCCTGGGACCCCCCCAACCAGCCTCTGCAGGCTGAGGGGTGTGTGCACTATTCCTGGTTCCTTTTTTGAGTGATGGACTAAGCCCCACCTCTCTCCACTTTGCAGAGGTTTAGCTTTCACTGGCTGAAAAGGGAGAGTCTGAATGAGGTTCATGTTCCTTTGACTCTACTGTCTCCCTAGGTGGGGAATGGAGAATCTCTTAGAGCCAATGGATTCTGCCCCTTTGCAACCCTCAGGGAATCTGGATGGAGACCAGAAGGGAACCCAGGTAGTATCCTCTGCTGCAATCCATTGGAGCAGGGTCAGAGATGGGATCTGGCCTAGGAGGCCACAGTTACGATGGGGTTCAAGGTAGTAGCCcaagaacaaaagaaggaaaataagagagcAGGACAAATTGCAAgacatgagttaaaaaaaaaaaaaaaaaccgttgaagggagttcccgttgtggtgtagtggttagcgagtccgcctaggaaccatgaggttgtgggttcaatccctggccttgcttagtgggttaaggatctggcgttgtcgtgagcttgTCGTATGAGTtgaagacctggctcagatcccacagtgctgtgcctctggcataggccggcagctacagctccgattagacccctagcctgggaacttccatatgccacaggagtggcccaagaaaacgcaagagacaaaaaaaacaaaaaacaaaaaaaaaacttgaagcaAAAGTGGCATAAGGAGATCTAGTTAAAGTTAGTAATGGGAGAGAGGTTGAGCTGCACTGGGGGAGCTATTTTATACTTGAAATGAGTGTCATCTTCCTTTGAAATGAGACCTGAAACCTCACTTGGAGGGTTTTAAGTGTCTCAGTTTCTTTCAGTATTTACTCAACCATTTAACTATAGTAAGCAtggtcttttattattaaataaaaagaggGATCACCTAATGGTGAAGATCAGAGGTTTTAGAGCCTAAGACTGCTTTCCTCCCACATCCACCTCAGCATGCtttagttcctgggccagggatgtaacccatgccacagcagcaactcaagccacttcAGTGCCTTACcgcactgcaccacaagagaattcctcaaCTGCTTTTTAATACCTCTGTCCATCACTGTTAAGggagtcacttaacctctcctGCTGTTTTATCTGTCAAATagatttttgtctcattttattattgtaaacaaaaatgagaatacaCATTTAAAGTATGCATCACGGTGCCTGAAACATAAGTGCTCCACCAACAGCAATTATTGGAAACcatgtctgtccttttttttttctcttttttttttcttttttggctttttagggccgcaattagggcatatggagattcccaggctaggggtcgtcgaatcagagctacagctgctggccatagccagagccacagcaacgcaggatctgagccacgtctgcaagctacaccatagctcatggcaatgccagatccttaacccattgagcaaggccagggatgtaatccacaacctcatggttcctagttggattgtttctgctgcaccaccaacAGGAGCTCCAGGAAACCATGTCTCTTATACTTCATGGCCCCTGTGCCTTCTTTTGCTAAGGGAAATGTGCAGGGCAAGCAAGTGTGCAgtgtattcccccccccccatttttttcataaatacatCACTTTccctctacttttctttttcagcttgcAGATTTGGtggctcctgcctcctccctttcCTGGATCTGTGAGGAAGATCCCCACCACTGGCTCTACGTTCTAGCTGATTACAATTATCTGTCCCAAACTTGAGTGGAGCACAAAATATTTAGGGAAAACATGTTTTTCAGAGGACTTGTTGCTGAATGTGACAATGAAATTACTTGCAGTACTTCTTTCCAATCGATTAAAAATGAAGTCTAAAACTCTGTCCTTTAAGAGATCATAACACGAAGGCATTGTTTAACCCACCccatcttcccatttttttaCCGTCTCTCTAAACCTTCTCGATAGCTGAGACTCAAATTGACATAAGAGCCAGAAATCACCTAGCTTTTCCACAACCTCTTCACCTACTACTATATTCAGATTCTTAAAAAAGGACTGAAACTTTGGCTGAGGTGGGAGGTGGTGGGAGTGGTGGAGATTTAGTAAAAGGTGGTTTCCTCTTCCTGAGGAGAAAACAGAGCCATCAATATTTTCCCCTCATCTGCCTGTTTGCTCCCTCCCTTTCTGTCTAAAGGAAAGTGGTCCAGCTGTAACCACCATacttttcccctccccctgccccctcccccacgcaAGCAACTGAACCGCCTATGATGTCATAATCACAATCCCATTACCTCATCctgctggggggggggttgcGTAGGGGAGGAGGAGTGAACAGCCCTGGGCCCTGGTCAGCTTTACGATATTTTGGGTAACGGCTAATTACAGAACCAAGTGGGAACGGCCCCGCAACCGTTATAAGTCCTGGATTCTTAAGGCTCGAGCCGATCTGGCAGCTGGGAGAGGGGCTCTGGGACTCAGAGCAGGCCCTAATCGGCGCTTGGACTACACTTCCCAGAAGCCTTCACGCCGCGGACGGGTCCTCTGCTAGGAGAAAGGGGATTCCTTCAGAAAGGCGGCTGTAGAGAGTGGGACAGAAGAGCAGGTGAGAGGAACCTGAATTAGTTCTTTTACACTACTGGAACCGAGTTGAGGGCTGTAAGTGGATCTATGTAGTAATAGAGGGCGAAGGCGATGGCTTTGTTTACCTTCAGCCGACACGGCCTCCCCCGCGGGTTTCGACGTTTGCCTCCAACTGGGTCAGTCCACCTTCTCCAATATGTTGGAGGGGGTGACTCGATAATGAGGAACCCACCCTTGTAGCTAAGTCAAAGAGCCGGGCCTCTTCCCGACAGCGCCATCCAAGAAGGACTTTGAGAGATAAACGACGCGGTGCTCGAGCCTCCGCGGACGGTTCGGGGGGATTCTGCATATTGGGGCGATCTCCCCGCTCTCCTCAGGGGTCCGTTGGTTCGCTCCGGCGCCTTTTAAGGGCACCGTGGGGCGAACCGAGCGCTCAGAGCTGCTCTGGCCGCGGCCCTGGGAGCTGGAGGAGCCGCGGTAGGTGGCGGAGGGCAGGTGGCGCTGGGGCCTCGGGGCGGGCACCTCGACcgtccctccctctttccctttttcccctcccccagcctggccgCCTGCGAGGCAGGGCCTCGCTGGCCGCCTCCGCGGGGAGAGCACGGGAcccggtgggggagggggtggcggaGCGCTAAGTCCCAGACCCTCTCCATCCTCTGCGTCCTGAGTTCGCTTCCCGCGGCCAGGTGATGGGAGCTGATTGGGAAGAGACGAGCGACAGCCCCCATGAGCGTGCCCTGtcgccccccccccggggggggggcggcagcgGACGCCCCATGCCCCACCCCGCGGGGACAGGCAGGGCAACCGAGGGAGAGGTTGAAGATTGGAAGGGGGGGGCCTAGCCTTTTGCTTCTtcattggggtggggggaggggtgctccCCACTTGTCACCCTTATCCCCACCAGTGCCATATGGAGGAAGAGCAGTCAGGTCCCCACATACCTGTTCATGCACCTCCATGCCTGCCTCATGTTTTCCTTAGTCTCCCCCAGAGCTGTGGGACTGGGACCTAGGGGGAAGGTCCCCATGGGTTTTTgactctcctcccccttggcctcACTTGATCCTAGGTTCTCCATGTTTCAGCACAACCTCAGCATCCCTGAAACCCTAATGTCAGGGATTACTGCCAACCCATGGGGTCGGGGTGGCAGGGGTCCAACCTTTATTTGGGGGGGTGATGGTGGAGGGAAAGCCTGGATTGAGAGTTGGGCCTGGTGGGGTTTGGAGGAGGGCCTAGCCGCCTGCTGCTCTGTGTAGGGCTGAGCCCCGTGCCAGTTGTTAAGCTGAGAAGTTTTAACTTGTTTAGTGAACGTTCAGGGCTGTCTCTGCCCCTCAGATACACAAaatggaaggggaaggaaggcgGCAAGAGAGGGCTTCTTACACTTTTTTCTATGCCTGCCTGAGAAAGAGGAGGCCCCTCGTGGAGCTGGTTTGCCTTCTTTTGTGTCCTGGTTTGATTCCTTATGGCTTCCGTTCTGTTCCCCCTCTCAGCCTGGCCTGTTTTAGGAAACTCAGACAGAGAGTATCAGTTGCGTGGTGGTAGTTGCATTGTTCCAATTACCGCCGTGTGTGGCCACATCCCAAcaattaaaatgcagaaaaacacaaaatcactCTCTTCCCTTGATCCCAGAGAGGGCTAGAAGTTTGCTGTTTGGCTAAATGCCTCATGAAGAGCTTAAAAGAGTTTACTTCACTCCCTGCTCCTCATGGCTGGTCAGCTTGAGGCCTGGGGTGTCTGGGGGTAAAAGCCTGCAGTTAGGTTCCCTCTCTGGTTGATTTTTGAGGGCAGAGTTAAGAAACCAAGAGCAGAAGTGATAATAAGCTTTAGCTTCTACAAGAACATAGGGGAAGCAGCCGAAAGGAGCTCCCAGGAAGCTGGAACTCTGTTCGGAGTGGTAATAATTATTATGCATGAAAATGTTATTTAGCCATAGTGATGACTGACTTCTCCAACACCTTTTTTCCCTTAAACTCCAAGTACATGAAGGTGTATTTCTTTGCATTTCCTGTGGTCTGCCTTCTTTTGAGGTGAGAGTGGGTAGAGAGGATCCCCTCTTTTTCTGCCTAGGTAGAGAGTGGTCTGCTCTCAAGGTCACAGAACAACCCTTTTGGGCTTCTCTTGGTGTGCAGGTGAAGGAGGTTGGGATCCAGCCAAGTAGATCAACCCAATTGCCTTCTTCATTTGGTATTATCACTTTTGGCATTCTGAGGGTTTGTAGAAGATCAAATAGGAGGGATGAGAAACGGCAGTTTGTGTGGACTCCTGATTTGTATAGGCTTGGATGTATACTTTTTACATAGTGATATTTGGCATAATATTTTTCCAGTGACAGAGTGTGGTTATTCTGCCCATTTTACCTGTGGGTAAACTGAGGCAAAGAAAGGTTAGATTTGCCAATCGGAcccatatttgatttctttctttcttttttttttttttttttgctttttagggccatatggagattcccaggctaggggtctaattggaggtacagctgcccgccacactgagcaaggccagggattgaacccgcaacctcatggttgctagtcggattcatttcctctacgccacaatgggaactccttgatttcttGATAGTTGTATCTGCTAGCAAATGTTACTTAGACGTCTGGTGTGCTGTCTGCCTGCTGGTCATTTCTGGGAATAGGCAGAACAGTTTGGAAATGTTAGGTTAACTTCCCCTCCTCCCTTGAGCAAGGCCCCTCAGGCAATTGTGTGGGTTTGAAGCTTGTTCTCTGATAGAATTCGTTTGCTTATGCTGTAATTGACCATGAGAAAGAGTCTTGATTAATTGTATTCATGGTCTTTGAGTCAGATCAGGCTAAAAACTTAGTTGAGTGAAGTCAGAGTTGTTTTCAATCTCTCTAGAGTTGAAATGTAAATGGCGTCACCCTGGTACCATTTCCTTATTCTCTTATTAGAGAATATGTACAGTATCTGTTGGAGAAGAATAATATGATAGCAGCTCTTGAGGCTAAGGAGAACATAATACCTTGTTTACTCTGATTGTTTTGAAGCAGAAATTCATTCCTACAACCACTGTTCCTCTTTGTTCCCTATTAATATTTCTGATGTTTAGGAAAAGTTTACCTCTCTTTGCTTATGACTAGAAGATAAAATATTGGACTAATCAGGACAGAAATAACAATTTGGGCATCTCTCtcctttgagcttttttttttttttttttgtcttttcgccatttcttgggctgctcccgcggcatatggaggttcccaggctaggggtcgaattggagctgtagctgccagcctacaccacagccacagcaacgcgggatccgagccgcatctgtgacctacaccacagctcacggcaacgccggatcgttaactcactgagcaagggcagggatcgaacctgcaacctcatggttcctagtcggattcattaaccactgtgccacgacaggaactcctgagctgttTTCTAAGTGGTGCCAGTGTTCTGGATATGCAGAGCAGGGCATGAACCAGGTTAGGAGTGGCAAATAGGTTTCAATTTGCTTACCAAGTCCATTTCATTTTACTGGTTATCTGAACTACCAAGTTGAGAATGTTTCTGAGGCCATGTTTAGGCTTAGCATGAAAGAGCTGTTGTCAATTAATGATGTCTGCCAGAGGCCTGACATAGGGATGCTGTGGTATGTGTGCCATGAATTTTCTATCTCTGGACTAGGTACATCTCTAATATCACTTGGGGCTGGTCCCTCTATAATTGGCAGACTCAGCAGGCATGACTGGAGAGGGAAGTCCCAATGGTGCTAGAATGGTGCTGCAGTGGCAGAAGACGGCTCACGAGTGAGGTCTGGAAGAACGACAGGGAAGACATCCATCATTTGCTCCACAGTGTGCAAGTCAGATCCCGGGGAGAATCATGATAACCCTGATCACTGAGCAGCTACAGAAGCAGACTCTGGATGAGCTGAAATGCACACGCTTCAGCATCAGTCTGGTAAAAGACCAGTCTTCCTGCTTCTCCAcgaccccctcccccttttttctgAGGCTGTTTGTTGTTACTGCTTCACCCTCATCCTTTGCTCTTTGAGTCATGATACTTGTATTGGAAGAGCCCATTAGAGGTTCAAAACCCAGCCCAAAAGGAAGGGGGCAGGGATTTTTCAACTGTTAGAGAAGGGACACCAAAATTTGGGTGGAGAAGGGTTTGAGATACTGTTTGATGTGGATTATCTCACTAACTTtggaaaaacaagaagaagagaaCACTTAGGGGTCCCTAACATCTGTATAGCCCATAAATTGCAGGGGTGAGCtagagagggcttcctggaaatCTGTCCTGATTCTGAATCATGATGGATATTTCTGTCTCTTAGCCTTTGCCTGATCATGCAGACATCTCCAACTGTGGGAACCCTTTCCAGCTTGTGTCTGGTAagatgtgtatatttgtatgtatgccTGTGCCTCcatccatacatttttttcattggttttCCGTAACCGGGACCAGCTAGCCCACCTCCACAGCTGTCTTGCCAGGATCACCCTCTGAGATTGGTGCTAGTCTCCATTTTACTGCACCAGCATGTTTTTACCTGTTTAGTTTGCCCTTATTCTAATGTCATGGggacttttataatttttttttttttttagggccacacctggcatatagaagttcccaggctaaaggttgacttggaactgcagctgccagcctataccacaaccacagcaacatgggatctgagctgcatctgctacctacactgcagcctatggcaatgccagatccttaacccactgaacgggacTGGGGATAGAATCcagaaccacaacctcatggattctagtcaggttcgttactgctgagccacagcaggaactcctaatatctagtttttgggtttttttttgccttttagggctgcattcacggcatatggaggtacccaggctagggtcaaattggagctacagctgccagcctgcaccatagccacaacaatgcaggattcaaactatgtctgcaacctacaccacagctcacagcaatgccagatccttgatccactgagcgaggccagggattgaacccccaacctcatggttcctagttgtatttgtttctgctgcacaacaggaactccctaaaatctaattttttgaGTAGGCAGtacatttacatttcaaaaatttttatttttatttgtttgtttttggccttgctcgcagcatatggaaattaccaggccagggatcaaacccatgccacagcagtgacttcagctgctacagtgacaatgccagatctttaacctgctgctccacaagggaacttcccctaaattttattttatttttttcttttttttaaggccacacctgcggcatttgggagttcccaggctaggggtcagattggagctatacctgacctacaccacaaccacagcagcaccagatccaagccacatatgtggcagcgctggatccttaacacagtgagcaaggccagggattgaactagaattctcatggacactagtcgggttcgttactgctgagccacaactggcaCTTCCCACCCGCCACCTGCCAAGTTTTAAGTAGCAGAAACTTGTTATTGAAGGCTTCTTATCTTCCATCCACCCAACTCCTATCACCTTTCTAAAAGTAACTCCTGTTTGTGGTTTCTTGTCTATCCAACTAGAGTTTCTTTATACATGTCACAGTAAATGTAAATTTTGTTGGGCTGTGGCCTCGtcctatggacattcccaggttggggtcaaaCCCAcgcacagtagcaacctgagccactggagtggcactgccaaatccttaacctgctgcaccacaagggaactccctaaatgtaaatttttttgttcctACCCTCTTAACACAAAAGGTTGTATTCTGCATgtttgacacttttttttaactttatgactAGAAGATCTTTCTATAACAGTGTGTTAAATGTTTCCTTGTGGACAGCCAGATCCAAAGGAACATGAGCAGTCTTAGGGTTTTCCCAAGCATGGCTTCCACTGTCAAAGGCCTTCCCCACTCTATTTTTGACTACCCTTAGGAACACAAATCTTTTACTGGCTTGATCATCTAACTCCTGTCTTGGTGCTTTGACCCACAGGAAGGGGAAAGGCTAAGGACGGAAAGCATAGTTCTCCTTTTCACAACTcagggcagggggttgggggagcaAAGCAGAGCCTGGTGGAGTAGAGTGAGGGGTGAGCATGGCATAAGCACGTTTGCTTCTTCTGACTCATTGCACCTTTGAGAGGGAGTAGCAGACAATATATGAGACTATGTTTTCAGTTTCAGATGGTTTCTCATAAAGGAGGCAGTAGAGTACAGTGGTTAAAAGCCCTAGCTTGAGCGAgtttccctggtagctcagtggtaacaaacccgactagtatccatgaggacacaggtttgatccttggccccgctcagtgggttgaggatctggtattgctgtgacctgtggtgtgggtcccagattcggctcggatctggcattgctgtggctgtggtgtaggctgacagctgtaactctgattcaacccatggcctgggaacttctgtatgctgcgggtacagccctaaaaaacaaaaaataaaaaaaattttttaaagacttaggtttaggagttcccgtcgtggcacagtggttaatgaacccgactaggaaccatgatgttccaggtgttctatccctggcctcgctcagtaggttaaggatccggtgttgccgtgagctgtggtgtaggtcacagatgtggctcaaatctgacgttgctgtggctgtggtgtaggcctgcagctatagctccaattagacccctagcctgggaacctccatatgctgcaggtgcagccctagaaaagacaaaaaaaaaaaaaagacttagctTTGGCATCAGACAAATCTAGGTGTGAATCCTGCTTTGGTCATTTGATTCCTACATGACTTTTGGCAAGTTATAGAACTtctcttatctgtgaaatgggggtagTAATAGAACCTAACTCATGAGGTTTTTGAGACATGTCACATAGAGTACTCATTACATTGTGTGGCACGtagtaagcttttaaaaatatattagctatcacaggagttcccaacctggcttagtggttaacgaacttggctagtatccatgaggatgtgggttccatccctggcctctctcagtgggttaaggatctggcgttgccgtgaactgtggggtaggtcgcagacccgactcggattctgagttgctgtggctgtggtgtaggccggctgctgtagctccaattcaacccgtagcttgggaacttccacatgccacgggagacaaaaagacaaaagacaaaaataaaaatggtagttatcattaatattaatttttattctgaatgCCTTCCAGAAGGTGCTTCCTGGAGGGGTCTGCCCCCATGTTCCTGTGCCGAGTTCCAGGACAGCCTCAACCTCAGTTACCATCCCTCAGGCTTGAGCCTGCACCTCAGACCACCCAGCCCGGGAAGTTCCCTACAGGAGCAGCCCCTCTCCCAAGTCCTAAGCCCTGAGCCCCCAGACCCAGAAAAGCTTCctgtgccccctgcccctccGTCTAAGAGGCACTGCCGCTCACTCTCAGTGCCCGTGGACCTGTCTCGCTGGCAGCCGGTGTGGCGGCCCGCCCCCTCCAAGCTGTGGACTCCCATCAAGCACCGGGGCAGTGGTGGAGGGGGTGGGCCGCAGGTGCCTCACCAGAGCCCCCCGAAGCGGGTCTCCAGCCTCAGGTTCCTCCAAGCTCCCAGTGCCTCTTCTCAATGTGCCCCAGCCCACAGACCCTACAGCCCCCCTTTCTtcagcctggccctggcccaaGAGTCCTCTCGTCCCTCTGCTGCCTCCCCGCAAAGTGGCTCCTGGGAGAGTGATGCTGAGTCCTTGTCACCTTGCCCACCCCAGCGCCGCTTCTCCCTGTCGCCCAGCCTGGGCCCACAGGCAAGCCGCTTCTTGCCCTCTGCCCGGAGCTCCCCCGCATCCTCCCCGGAGCTGCCCTGGCGACCTCGAG comes from the Phacochoerus africanus isolate WHEZ1 chromosome 4, ROS_Pafr_v1, whole genome shotgun sequence genome and includes:
- the LOC125124729 gene encoding oocyte-specific histone RNA stem-loop-binding protein 2-like; translation: MCHSLFQELSLVTVPLKCSASETLRIYFLRKEVCEESLSSRIEMVSVGVSTEPCRARWEVETDKTILQRRQKQIDYGKRTPGYQSFLQQVPKAQRLPGLHPQTPNKNRRYSRRSWDAQIRQWRRALHSWDPPNQPLQAEGWGMENLLEPMDSAPLQPSGNLDGDQKGTQLADLVAPASSLSWICEEDPHHWLYVLADYNYLSQT
- the FAM53C gene encoding protein FAM53C; this translates as MITLITEQLQKQTLDELKCTRFSISLPLPDHADISNCGNPFQLVSEGASWRGLPPCSCAEFQDSLNLSYHPSGLSLHLRPPSPGSSLQEQPLSQVLSPEPPDPEKLPVPPAPPSKRHCRSLSVPVDLSRWQPVWRPAPSKLWTPIKHRGSGGGGGPQVPHQSPPKRVSSLRFLQAPSASSQCAPAHRPYSPPFFSLALAQESSRPSAASPQSGSWESDAESLSPCPPQRRFSLSPSLGPQASRFLPSARSSPASSPELPWRPRGLRNLPRSRSQPCDLDARKAGVKRRHEEDPRRLRPSLDFDKMNQKPYSGGLCLQETAPEGSSNSPPWFMACSPPPLSASCSPIGGSSQVLSESEEEEEGAVRWGRQALSKRTLCQQDFGDLDLNLIEEN